The following coding sequences are from one Salvia hispanica cultivar TCC Black 2014 chromosome 3, UniMelb_Shisp_WGS_1.0, whole genome shotgun sequence window:
- the LOC125209295 gene encoding uncharacterized protein LOC125209295, with translation MASVMKKLKKKVMKPIKRLKKIYIRWKSKRVYYSSDSSSSGSWASESSISATSLIGISVGPERRNMNIPYGYLALPVFQALIEQGNGMFGHLSPPAYTLPCESILVSNILTLLDRDEERFRDYSLDDFIEHCFESPNWPHV, from the coding sequence ATGGCGTCAGTGatgaagaaattaaagaagaagGTGATGAAGCCAATCAAACGCCTCAAGAAAATCTACATCCGCTGGAAATCGAAGCGCGTTTACTACTCCTCcgactcctcctcctccggaTCCTGGGCCTCCGAGAGTAGCATATCGGCCACTTCCTTGATCGGGATCAGCGTGGGGCCTGAGCGTCGCAACATGAACATCCCGTACGGGTACCTCGCCCTCCCGGTGTTCCAGGCGCTCATCGAGCAAGGCAACGGGATGTTCGGCCACTTGAGCCCTCCTGCCTACACACTCCCGTGCGAATCCATACTCGTCTCCAACATCCTCACCCTCCTCGACAGGGACGAGGAGAGGTTTCGCGACTACAGCCTCGATGATTTTATCGAGCACTGTTTCGAGTCGCCAAATTGGCCACACGTTTAG
- the LOC125212257 gene encoding cytochrome P450 71A9-like gives MITVVIMSLFLPLSILFLLHTTKTLRSSRSPPGPLGLPFIGNLLSLDTSKPHISLWRLSRSHGPLMSLKLGSVPVVVVSSPWTAEQVMKTHDLVFCSRPKLLGQHKLSYNLSDISFAPYGQSWREMRKICVVHLLSNRQVQSFRPVREEEVLRMTQSLGCGQVVDLSAVVLGLTNTLICRIAFGKEELRRTRFDELSVEAEAMMGEFFVSDYLPWFGWVDRVSGLIGRLDRIFKDMDGFFEELIQERVNQIRSKSMNSNILDILIQMKEDNSSSVALTWDNVKAILMDIFVAGTDTTAATIIWAMTALIKNTSTMNKLQKEIRDLVSNRRHVYEDDLSKLPYLKAVIKETLRLFPPAPLLLPRQSMSDCNINGYTIPAKTLVIVNAWAIARDPDTWENPDDFVPERFSNSSIDIVGADFEAVPFGSGRRGCPGIAMGLATVELALANLVHSFDWELPAGMTREDIDTEVLPGITMHKKHLLCLVPMKV, from the exons ATGATCACTGTTGTTATCATGTCACTGTTCCTCCCTCTTTCaatcctcttcctcctccacaCAACAAAAACACTAAGAAGTTCCCGATCGCCGCCCGGCCCCCTCGGCCTCCCGTTCATCGGAAACCTCCTCTCTCTCGACACCTCCAAGCCCCACATCTCTCTATGGCGCCTCTCCCGCTCCCACGGCCCCCTCATGTCCCTCAAGCTCGGCAGCGTGCCCGTGGTCGTCGTTTCATCCCCTTGGACCGCAGAGCAAGTCATGAAGACCCACGACCTCGTCTTCTGCAGCCGCCCGAAGCTGCTCGGCCAGCACAAGCTGTCCTACAACCTATCCGACATATCCTTCGCCCCCTACGGCCAGTCGTGGCGGGAGATGAGGAAGATCTGCGTCGTCCATCTCCTCAGCAACAGACAG GTCCAGTCGTTTAGGCCGGTGCGCGAGGAGGAGGTTCTTCGGATGACTCAAAGCCTTGGTTGCGGTCAGGTTGTGGATCTGAGCGCGGTGGTGCTGGGTTTGACGAACACGTTGATATGTAGGATCGCGTTTGGGAAGGAGGAACTGAGGAGAACAAGGTTTGATGAGCTTTCGGTTGAAGCTGAGGCTATGATGGGTGAGTTTTTTGTTTCGGACTATTTGCCTTGGTTTGGTTGGGTGGATAGAGTTTCCGGGTTGATCGGGAGACTTGATCGGATTTTTAAAGACATGGATGGATTCTTTGAGGAGCTGATTCAGGAGCGCGTGAATCAGATCAGGTCCAAGTCGATGAATTCGAATattcttgatattttgatCCAGATGAAAGAGGACAATTCTAGCTCGGTGGCTCTTACATGGGATAATGTTAAGGCCATACTCATG GATATATTTGTGGCTGGAACAGACACAACTGCAGCAACAATAATATGGGCCATGACAGCCTTGATCAAGAACACATCAACAATGAACAAGCTACAAAAAGAAATCAGAGATCTAGTCAGCAATAGAAGACACGTGTACGAGGATGATCTGTCAAAACTACCTTATCTCAAGGCAGTAATAAAAGAGACATTGAGATTGTTCCCACCGGCGCCACTCCTACTCCCTAGACAATCCATGTCTGATTGCAACATAAACGGATACACCATCCCGGCCAAGACACTTGTCATCGTAAACGCATGGGCGATCGCAAGAGATCCCGACACGTGGGAGAATCCCGATGACTTTGTGCCCGAGAGGTTCTCGAATTCTTCAATTGACATCGTTGGGGCAGATTTTGAGGCGGTCCCCTTCGGCTCGGGCAGGAGAGGGTGCCCCGGGATAGCGATGGGGCTTGCAACGGTGGAGCTCGCGCTTGCGAACCTTGTTCACTCGTTCGACTGGGAATTGCCGGCCGGAATGACAAGAGAGGATATTGATACGGAGGTTTTGCCTGGTATTACTATGCACAAGAAACATCTACTTTGCTTGGTGCCTATGAAAGTTTAG